A stretch of the Photobacterium sp. CCB-ST2H9 genome encodes the following:
- a CDS encoding DHA2 family efflux MFS transporter permease subunit, whose translation MQKYRVHALVAAAYLGTFLATLDISIVNVALPTLQSALHADLAGLQWVVNIYAIALSAVMLSAGPLGDRYGHKRVWLGSVLLFVIGSLACAAAGRLETLLWGRAIQGVAGALLIPGAMPILTHAFTEPHQRARAIGGWSAFSALALISGPLAGGLLVEHFGWESVFLVNVPFGIVAFMLGAWGIPERKHPELAAFDPAGQVLSMLWLGMLSYGLIKIGEQGALSDDVLVSLSIALAGFCAFIWVERRVRRSLLPVRLFRNRSLALANTASFVLGFSSYSSLFFLSLFLQQAQGYSPAQTGWQMMSEFSVMAVASLMFGRLAARFSLQLLMVAGYTCVGVALCVMVSFTPFTSFGVIAVTFALLGLGTGLSVPATGMMVMGGAPPESAGIASATMNALRQTGMTMGIALLGSIMSIHAVHTLTVAGKVAGLADAAEMAERAVTDNIFPVHTDRLAEHYGSLYQSAMADSFGFVMFCAGILCLLVSGLLLCFAGDRTTLAPEVISANRQ comes from the coding sequence ATGCAGAAATATCGTGTTCATGCTTTAGTTGCAGCAGCCTATCTGGGGACATTTCTTGCGACTCTGGATATCAGTATCGTCAATGTCGCGCTGCCAACCCTTCAGTCAGCGCTACATGCAGACTTGGCGGGATTACAGTGGGTGGTAAACATCTATGCGATTGCGCTGTCAGCGGTGATGTTGTCGGCAGGGCCCCTGGGTGACAGGTATGGCCATAAACGGGTGTGGTTGGGCAGTGTACTTTTGTTTGTGATTGGCTCTCTGGCCTGTGCCGCAGCCGGCCGGTTGGAAACGCTTTTGTGGGGGCGGGCGATTCAGGGCGTTGCCGGCGCATTGCTGATCCCGGGGGCGATGCCGATCCTGACGCATGCATTTACTGAACCGCATCAGCGAGCGCGTGCGATCGGAGGCTGGTCGGCATTTAGTGCGCTGGCACTCATTTCTGGCCCTTTGGCCGGCGGGTTATTGGTCGAACATTTTGGCTGGGAAAGTGTTTTTCTTGTGAATGTCCCCTTTGGCATTGTTGCCTTCATGCTCGGAGCATGGGGGATTCCTGAGCGTAAGCATCCGGAACTGGCCGCATTTGATCCGGCAGGGCAGGTGCTCAGTATGTTGTGGCTGGGCATGCTCAGTTATGGTTTGATCAAAATCGGTGAGCAAGGAGCTTTATCTGATGATGTACTGGTGTCGCTGAGTATTGCGTTGGCAGGTTTCTGTGCTTTTATCTGGGTAGAGCGTCGCGTCCGGCGTTCGTTATTGCCAGTCCGGTTGTTCCGGAATCGATCTCTGGCACTTGCCAATACAGCGTCGTTTGTACTCGGATTCTCCAGTTACAGCAGCCTTTTTTTCCTGTCTCTGTTTCTCCAGCAGGCGCAAGGATACTCACCTGCGCAGACCGGGTGGCAGATGATGTCGGAATTTTCGGTTATGGCTGTGGCCTCTTTGATGTTTGGGCGCCTCGCAGCCCGTTTTTCCCTTCAGTTGCTGATGGTCGCAGGTTACACATGTGTCGGGGTCGCCTTGTGTGTCATGGTGAGCTTCACGCCGTTCACCTCATTTGGTGTTATCGCAGTGACTTTCGCCTTACTGGGGCTGGGCACTGGGTTGTCGGTCCCTGCGACTGGCATGATGGTGATGGGCGGAGCCCCGCCGGAAAGTGCTGGCATTGCTTCAGCTACTATGAATGCATTGCGGCAAACCGGCATGACAATGGGGATTGCCCTCTTGGGCAGCATCATGAGCATTCATGCTGTTCATACGTTGACGGTTGCCGGAAAAGTGGCTGGATTAGCTGACGCTGCCGAAATGGCAGAGCGGGCAGTGACAGATAACATTTTTCCGGTGCACACAGACCGGCTGGCCGAACATTATGGTTCTCTCTATCAATCTGCG
- a CDS encoding TetR/AcrR family transcriptional regulator → MPRTKPAEVRLNELMAAAEKLFLEKGVEATTINEIVKLAQVAKGTFYHYFTSKNELLGAMGELYTVRFLNRLAEAVEACAPDDWQKRLCTWIYTSVLVYVETYRTHDIVYTHHHDRTNPERNVLLTQLEGILQGGMQAGLWTLEQPRITALMIYHGVHGATDEAIALNPENYESYARDVTSVCLRLVQTR, encoded by the coding sequence ATGCCTCGCACCAAACCCGCTGAAGTACGACTGAACGAACTGATGGCTGCCGCAGAAAAGCTGTTTTTGGAGAAGGGTGTTGAAGCAACAACGATCAACGAAATCGTCAAACTTGCCCAGGTCGCAAAGGGGACCTTTTACCACTACTTCACCTCCAAGAATGAACTGCTTGGCGCCATGGGGGAGCTCTATACCGTCCGATTTTTAAATCGTCTGGCAGAAGCGGTTGAAGCCTGTGCACCGGATGACTGGCAGAAGCGTTTATGTACCTGGATTTACACCAGTGTGCTGGTGTACGTCGAGACCTACCGTACTCACGACATCGTTTATACCCATCACCATGATCGGACCAATCCGGAGAGAAATGTTCTTCTGACGCAACTGGAAGGAATTCTACAGGGAGGCATGCAAGCCGGTCTCTGGACGTTGGAGCAACCACGCATCACGGCCTTAATGATCTATCATGGCGTGCATGGTGCCACCGATGAAGCCATTGCGCTCAACCCGGAAAATTATGAATCGTATGCGCGTGACGTGACCTCTGTGTGTCTTCGACTGGTGCAAACGCGCTGA